A single Saccopteryx bilineata isolate mSacBil1 chromosome 9, mSacBil1_pri_phased_curated, whole genome shotgun sequence DNA region contains:
- the COQ9 gene encoding ubiquinone biosynthesis protein COQ9, mitochondrial, producing MAAAVAVSGALGRAGWRLLQLRCLPASHCRPALVPRAFHASALQLRSSDEQKQPPPPSFSQQHSETQGEETPNPESSRPPPPRYTDQGGEEEEDHESEEQLQHRILTAALEFVPAHGWTAEAIAEGAQSLGLSSAAAGMFGNDGSELILHFVTQCNARLAQVLEEEQKLVQLNQAEKKKTDQFLRDAVETRLRMLIPYIEHWPRALSILMLPHNIPTSLSLLTSMVDDMWHYAGDQSTDFNWYSRRAVLAGIYNTTELVMMQDSSPDFEDTWRFLENRINDAMNMGHTVKQVTSTGEALVQGLMGAAVTLKNLTGLNQRR from the exons ATGGCAGCGGCGGTGGCGGTATCCGGCGCGCTCGGCCGGGCGGGCTGGAGGCTCCTACAGCTGCGGTGCCTGCCCG CGTCCCACTGCCGACCAGCCCTGGTGCCGCGGGCCTTCCATGCGTCCGCCCTGCAGCTGAGGTCTTCAGATGAGCAGAAGCAGCcgcctcccccctctttctctcagcAGCACTCCGAGACGCAGGGGGAAGAAACACCCAATCCTGAGTCTTcccgtcccccaccccccag GTACACAGACCAGGGcggcgaggaggaggaggaccacGAGAGTGAGGAGCAGCTGCAGCACCGCATCCTGACGGCTGCCCTGGAGTTCGTGCCTGCCCACGGGTGGACGGCAGAGGCGATTGCAGAAGGAGCCCAG TCTCTGGGTCTCTCCAGCGCTGCGGCCGGCATGTTTGGGAACGATGGCAGTGAGCTGATCCTGCACTTTGTGACGCAGTGCAATGCTCGGCTTGCCCAGGTGCTGGAAGAGGAGCAGAAGCTGGTGCAGCTGAACCAGGCAGA gaagaagAAGACAGACCAGTTCCTGAGGGACGCAGTGGAAACCAGGCTGAGAATGCTGATCCCCTACATTGAGCACTGGCCCCGG GCCCTCAGCATCCTCATGCTCCCGCACAACATCCCAACCAGCCTGAGCCTGCTCACCAGCATGGTGGACGACATGTGGCATTATGCTGGGGACCAGTCCACTGAC TTCAACTGGTACAGCCGCCGAGCCGTGCTGGCCGGCATCTACAACACGACGGAGCTGGTGATGATGCAGGACTCCTCCCCAGATTTCGAGGACACTTGGCGCTTCTTGGAAAACCGGATTAACGACGCAATGAACATGGGCCACACTGTCAAGCAG GTGACATCCACTGGAGAGGCGCTGGTGCAGGGACTCATGGGCGCAGCAGTGACA CTCAAGAACCTGACAGGTCTGAACCAGCGCCGGTGA